In Miscanthus floridulus cultivar M001 chromosome 5, ASM1932011v1, whole genome shotgun sequence, one genomic interval encodes:
- the LOC136449801 gene encoding Holliday junction resolvase MOC1, chloroplastic-like, with the protein MAAAAAAVGAASAAVANQDPMNALRTAVLRRSAPHWSAAAASFFSPPFRPRRCRCRREPAPAAAARTPRSRASAKARAKLLAEAEPRDPWLASLSLLPTDDVAGADAAPNGWAIGVDPDTRGAIAVLSPDGSSQVLDNPFVHIVVSEVIRKRLDTKSIIQLLRGLAAPPGTMAYIEKSSPFPTDGKLGWWSTGFSYGLWIASLVASGFSVVPVASQTWKAYFGLSRSETPKDDSRQAASILFPDKARSLKLKKHHGRAEALLLAAYGKGLVLPSGKFSKTPV; encoded by the exons ATggcagctgccgccgccgcggtcGGAGCTGCATCGGCCGCGGTTGCCAACCAAGACCCCATGAATGCGCTCCGCACAGCCGTCCTCCGCCGCTCCGCGCCGCACTGGTCCGCAGCCGCCGCCTCCTTCTTTTCCCCGCCCTTCCgcccccgccgctgccgctgccgccgcgagCCCGCTCCTGCAGCCGCCGCGCGCACCCCGAGGTCCCGCGCGAGTGCCAAGGCCCGGGCGAAGCTCCTGGCGGAGGCTGAGCCCCGGGACCCCTGGCTCGCCTCCCTCTCGCTGCTGCCGACCGACGACGTCGCCGGTGCTGACGCCGCCCCCAACGGGTGGGCGATTGGGGTGGATCCCGACACTCGAGGCGCCATCGCCGTCCTCTCGCCTGATGGCTCCTCTCAG GTGCTCGACAATCCGTTCGTGCACATTGTGGTGTCAGAGGTCATCCGTAAACGCCTGGACACCAAGTCCATTATCCAACTGCTCCGCGGCCTTGCTGCGCCTCCTG GAACTATGGCATACATTGAGAAGTCTAGCCCGTTTCCAACTGATGGAAAGCTG GGATGGTGGAGCACTGGTTTCTCATATGGCTTGTGGATTGCTTCTCTAGTGGCTTCTGGGTTTTCAGTTGTTCCAGTTGCATCCCAGACATGGAAGGCTTACTTTGGGCTATCCCGAAGTGAAACACCAAAG GATGATAGCAGACAAGCTGCTTCAATTTTGTTCCCTGACAAAGCTCGGTCCTTGAAGTTGAAAAAACACCATG GGCGAGCAGAGGCTCTTCTGTTAGCAGCCTATGGGAAAGGCCTTGTGCTGCCATCAGGGAAGTTCAGCAAAACCCCAGTTTGA